The following are encoded in a window of Rosa chinensis cultivar Old Blush chromosome 4, RchiOBHm-V2, whole genome shotgun sequence genomic DNA:
- the LOC112198010 gene encoding major strawberry allergen Fra a 1.08: MGVFTYESEFTSVIPPARLFKAFVLDADNLIPKIAPQAVKSAEILEGDGGVGTIKKINLGEGSEYSYVKHQIDGIDKDNFVYKYSMIEGDAISDKIEKISYETKLVASSDGGSVIKSTSNYHTKGDVGIKEEHVKAGKERAAGLFKIIESHLLANPEAYN, translated from the coding sequence ATGGGTGTCTTCACTTACGAATCTGAGTTCACCTCTGTCATCCCACCAGCTAGGCTGTTCAAGGCCTTTGTCCTTGACGCCGATAACCTCATTCCCAAGATTGCTCCCCAAGCAGTTAAGAGTGCCGAGATTCTGGAAGGTGATGGAGGAGTTGGCACCatcaagaagatcaacctcGGTGAAGGAAGTGAATACAGCTATGTGAAGCATCAAATTGACGGAATTGACAAAGACAACTTTGTCTACAAATACAGCATGATTGAGGGAGACGCTATATCTGACAAAATCGAGAAGATCTCCTATGAGACTAAGTTGGTAGCATCTTCCGATGGAGGCTCCGTCATCAAGAGCACCAGTAACTACCACACAAAGGGTGACGTGGGGATCAAGGAAGAGCATGTCAAGGCTGGAAAAGAAAGAGCTGCTGGTCTATTCAAGATCATCGAGAGCCACCTTCTAGCCAACCCTGAGGCCTACAACTAA